The genomic region AGTAGTCTAAGCAAAATGCAGCACTGTCTTTAATATGAATGAATTTGTTTTCATATGGAAGGATACATGCAGCAAAATCTAAATAGACTGGGATGCTAATCCAAACATCTTCTAAAGTACTGCTGTTATCGGTGTTGATAACTTCAAGGTAGTTTTCTAGCAAACCATTGGAGTAAAGCTTGTTGTAAACAATCAGCTGTAACCCTGGAAACTGTTGGGAGTTGTAGATTAGCTTAAGCGTTCCCTCGCCCTCTTGTTTGCTAAACTCAACCTTGCAGGGTCTAACCCTATCAAATTCATCGCTATAAGGTTTGCCTAGACGGGGAGGTAGAAAAGCCAGTTCATTACAAGCTTGCTTTGTGACATTCCGCCAGCCAGCTAATTTTTCTATAACAGTTTGGTGGGGGCCATTAAAGAGCAGCCAGTTATGCTGATCTTCTCCCCAAAATATCGAGCTATAGCCCTTAAAAGGAGCGGCTATGTTAGTTTTAAAATTGACTTTTTCCCCCGATTCAGTTTCTACCAAAGCTTCACTGTTTGAGGTGTAAAAACCAAAATTTAAGAGACTGTACGGTACTTGTAATGATTTTTTTTGCCCAGCTTTTAAAGTAATATCAAACCTTTGTTTAGGTAAGTTTATTAACTCACTATCATCTAGGTTTAGGTTAAGCCTTACTTCTTCACTGAAATTGTTCTTTAGGTCAATATAAAAATCACTTTCTTTATCAAGGTGACAGTAATTATGAGGAACCTTAGCTTCCATTTTAATTGGGAACTGTGGCGCTATCCCTACACCGATGTTTGCTTTTTTGCCGTTTATTTCAAATTCAGCTAAAGCGGCGGGATGGGTTTTCCAAATGCTTTGTTCCTCATCGATAGGATTTACTTTAAACTTGGACTTAACTACATAGGTGGACGGCACTGTAAGGTTCTTGCTAAGGCTATGTTTAATATTTTTGTCGTCAATACCCTCAACTTTTATATCAAGGGGAGTTTCGGTCTTATTTATGATTTTGTAAGTTATTTGGTACTCTGACCCAAAAACCAGGTTCAAACCTTCCGCCGTTGCAGTTATTTTGTATTCTGGAGTCTCGATGGACCTTATACAGCGGCCCCGGCGGTCAAATTCTACCTCAAGAAATGTAGAACTATTTTTCCAGCTGTACCGATAGTACTCAAAATCATTCTCCTTTATTCCGTCGGGAACAACGTCAGCTTTTCGCACATTATCGTCAAACCAATCAAGTTGCTTAAAACAATCCTTCAACGCTTCGGTATTTAAAACAGCTGGGATAAAGTTCATAAGGTGAGTTGTGTCGCTGCGATCCTCCCAGAAGAATCCTGTCTTTTTATACAACGGAACTGCCTTTGTGTTACCAGGCCAGGTAAATAGATCTAACCGAGGTTTTCCAAGCTCTACAACCCGCTCAATAGCTTTTAGTAGTAGTCTTTTTCCTATTTTTTTACCATGCTGGTCAGTTCTAACATTTAGCAGCGGAATGTACATAGTGTTATCGTCAAAGGTATAGTTACTCAAAGAACAGTACCCAAGAACTTTATTATCTTCAACAGCAAGAAAAGTGTCTATATTTCCTGAGTTTTCCTCATTTTTTTCTACCTGCTCTTTAGATAGCACTACATCAGAGCCACCCCAACCCTCATGGCTGTTATTCCACATATCTGCTACGCCGGCAGCGTAGCTTTTTTTGTATCTTACAATTTTTATTTCACTCATGAAAAATCCTCCTAAATTAAGTACCCCATGGTTTTAGGCATAAAAAAGCCACGGGTAGTTTAAACCCATGGCTGCTATAATCAGTTTTTATTAAAAACTAAAGTTATTAGGCGTGAAAAGCCTCCAAACCATGCAGGCAGGGTCTTAAAAAAATATTCATTTTTCCTTTTATAATAGAAATTTTATACATACTTCCCTACCTCCTTTCTGATTTTTCTTACTGTTTAATTTTAGCTTAAAAAGATAAAGTAGTCAAACAATTTCATAAATATTTAATATTTAAAAATAGTTGTTTACTGGAGTTTATCTAGTATAATGGTATTAGAACAAAATTAGGGGGAGAAGCTGTGGAAAAGATAGAAAAGGGGTTTAAGTATATTAATGGAAATACAAAAGCTGTGTTAGTAATCCATGGCTTTACAGGTTCACCTACAGAGGTGCATCCCTTGGCGAGGTTTCTTGCAGATCAAGGCTTTGATGTTTTTGGTCCTTGTTTGCCCGGTCATGGAACCACAGTGGAGGATATGATTCAATATACAGATAAGGATTGGATAGATGCTGTGGACAAGGTGTTAGCTGATATGATAGCAAACTATCAGAAATGTTATGTCGTAGGTTTTTCTATGGGAGGAGCTATTGCGCTACACCTAACAGCTAAATATCAGCAAGATATATCGGCCCTTGCTACTATATCCGCACCAATTTATATTCCTAAAGCCACATATTTTGCAAACTTAATAAAGCACTTTAAAAAATCTATACCAAAACCGCCAAAGCCAGATTACGGCGTGCCTATTTTTAGTTATACCGAAACTCCGGTACAATCGTTGCCTTTTATCGTGAATATCATTAAGCAGGCAAAAAAAGATATACCTAAAATATCTATACCTATTTTTGTATCTCAAGGGTTAAAAGATAGCACAGTATATCCTAAAAGTGCAGGATATATCTTTAGCAATGTTTCTAGCACCGAAAAGAAGATTAGGTACTATTGTCACGCCAGCCATATGTTGCCGGTGGAAAAAAAGTACAGAGACAAGCTGTTTAATGAAATGAACAATTTTTTACAAGCATATTAACAAGGGAGAGTTTTTAGTGGAATTTGAAGAGTTTTTATCAAACAACAAGAGATACCTTGAGCAGTATGGGGAAATGTGTAAATGTAAAATGCCTAAGTATCCTAGGAAAAAGATGGCGATATTAACATGTATGGACACCCGATTAACCTTTCAGCTAGAAAAAAGCTTGGGATTAAAGCGGGGAGATGCAATTATTCTAAAAACTGCTGGCAACAACATGCAAGGACAAGAGGTGAGAAGCTTAATAGCTGCCATCTATACTTTAAAGGTGGAAAAGGTAATGGTTATTGGACATCCTGACTGTGGCATGGCCAACCTAGATATTGAAAATTTAAAGAAGACGATGCTAGCAAGGGGCGTAAAAAATGAAGAGATTGAAAACCTAGGCGACCTTGAAGCGTGGTTTGAAACCTTCTGTGACAGCAAAGATAATGTTTTAGAAACGGTAGAAATGCTAATCAATCATCCACTAATACCTAGCGATGTTAAAGTCGCAGGTTTTTATTTCGACCAAGACACATCCCAGCTGTCTAAGCTGTGCTAGCCGTCAAAGCTTCGGTGAGCAAAAACAAAAAAGGGGCTGTCTCAAAAGGATTTTTTCCTTAGGAGACAGCCCTCTTTTGTTTATCAAAAAAAGTTTGAATAATTTAAAAGGCAGCCTCAAAAAAGAGACCACCTTTTGGTATAATTAAGTTACCACACAAAAACTATACCATAAGGAGATTGTACAACAATGGCAAAAATTTATCAATTATCACTTCCATTAAATACAGCGGTCTTAATACCAGATGATTCTCCCGTAAGAACACTGGCAGAGGTTTTAAACCAACTAGATTATACTCCCATCTACCAAGATATCAATAGAAACGGGCGTCCGCCTTATGATCCTCAAACGTTAGTTAAGGTAATCATATACGGTTATATGAATCAAATTTATTCCTCAAGAAAAATTGAAGAAGCCTGCAAAAGAGACCTCCACTTCATATGGCTACTGGAAGGACGTAATGCTCCAGACCATAATACAATTAGCCGGTTTAGACAAAAACTTGAAGATTTTATTGAAGAATTATTTTTTCAGTTTGTTGTAAAGTTAGGGCAGATGGGAGAAATTTCATATGAGAATTTATTTGTTGATGGTTCTAAATTAGAAGCAAATGCTAACAAATACACCTTTGTATGGCGTAAAGCAGTAACAAAACATGAACAACGACTTCAGATAAAAATCAAAGAGTTCATTAATAATATCAATCAAAGTTATGGCTTTCAGTACTCATGTGAACAGGAGAAAGTCACTGTAGAGCAACTCAAAAATATTAAGCGCAGTTTGATGGAAGTAAAAAGATGTGAAAATATAGAGTATGTCTATGGCAAAGGCAAAAGGAAAACATCACTACAAAAAGATGCTGAATTATTAGATGAGTATCTAGAAAAACAGCAAAAATATGATGACTTTAAATCTACTTTTAAGGGCAGAAATAGTTTTTCAAAAACTGACAAAGATGCTACCTTTATGAGGATGAAAGATGATCATATGAAAAATGCTCAGCTAAAACCAGGGTATAATGCTCAACTTGCAGTAGAAGGTGAATATATCGTAGGAGCTGATATATCTAGTGAACGTTCAGACCAGCTGACCTTTGTACCGTTTATGGAAAAATTAAAATCAAATTTGCCTCAAAAACACAAAAATATTGTTGCAGATTCAGGATACGAAAGCGAAGAAAACTATACATACTTAGAGTCTGAGAATCAAAATGCTTATATAAAGCCTACCACTTACAATCAAATAAACAAAAAACGGTTTAAGGACCAAATTGGGCGTAGAGAGAATATGCTATATGATGAGGAGCTAGACCAGTATATTTGTCAAAATGGAAAGGTTTTAAGCCCTTTAACAACCACAAGTAGAAAATCTAAATCAGGATATACATCAAAAGTGCAAATTTATGAAAGTGAAAACTGTAGCGGCTGTAAACTAAAAGATAAATGTAAAAAATCAAAAGGGGACAAGCGTCTTTATGTAGCAAAAGATTTTCTTAGACAACGAGAAAAATCCCTTAAAAACATCCAAACTCCTTTAGGTAAAAAACTGAGAATGAATCGTTCAATTCAAGTAGAGGGAGCCTTTGGTATTATTAAAGAAGACTATGGTTTTAGAAAATTTTTATCCCGTGGAGAAAAAAATGTAAAAACTGAATTTCTTCTGCTCTGTTTTGGGTTTAATCTAAATAAACTTAACAGAAAAGGACTTAGAAAGAAGAAAGGCGTAACACTACACGAGCTTAAAAGCGCATAAAAAAGAACATAACTTATAATTCTAAAGGAGAAAAACATGCTCCTTATTTTGTCATGCTTAAAATTAAGAAACTATTAAAGTTACGGGGCGGGAATTTAGTTTTGCACTTCTAATGCTTAATGAATTTACAAAAAGGGCTGCTCAAAATTATCTTTTAGATAATTTTGAGACAGCCCCTTTTTATTAAATTAATTGGATATTAAATTTATTATATACGTAATAGATAGTTATTAGATGAATTATTAAATTAGGGGTTAATAAATAAGTGTAATACATACTTAGTTACTTATTTAACATTTATTATATAAGAAGTAAACTTTATAGCATAGTGACGTTCATACTAAAAGAGAGGTACATTTGTACCTAAAACAATAACTAAAAAGCTAACTTCACTATCGATAAGTAGATAGGGGTAATAAAGAAACTACCTGCCTTTACACTAAAGGTAGGTAGTTTCTTATTAAAATAATTAGGGGATAGATTTGTATGAAGATTTAGATGGTGTTGCTTAGACAATTATTAGAAACGACCTATGATTATATCAGACTCATCGATAATACCGGCGTTTTCTAACGCTCTTTGGAAGGAGGTAGATTCACGGGACATTCTTACCGTTGCACCGGTTATAGTGTCGACAGAGTCTTGAGCAGTTCTAGTCGCTCCAGAAGGAACATCAGCACCAAACTCGTTATCTTCATTGATAGCTGGCTCGTAACGAGAGTTACTCCAGTCAACTAGAGATGTTAACTCAGTAGCATCTTGACCAACTAGATATTCTTCAATTGCTCTGTAGTTGCCATCCCAACCACCAAGGCCAAAGTAGCCGTACTCAGCTTCTTGTGCTTGTGGTTTTCCATCAACAAATTCAACGCCCAATGCTTCAACAAATTCTTGAACAGTAGAGGAGTTGTCTACACCTTCTAACTCGCCCTTGTCGTTAACTACATGAGACCACATTCCATGAATATCAAAGATTGTATTTTCGTCATAGTCTTCAAACTCTGCAGGGTGAGAACCACCGGTTCTGCTAGTTGGAACAAAGTTACCGCTGCCTACACTAAGACCTTCTTCAACTGTTTGACTAAAGTTAAAATCCGCAGGAAGCTTTGCTTCAAACTGGTATCTAGTCATTGGATCTACAATTGCTAAAGCCACATCTCCATTGCTGTCTACGGCAGTAGCGTAAAAACTCATCATGTCAGCAGTGTGGATAGTGAACATTGACTGACCTGGCGTATAGTCGTCGCCATCTGGGGTGGCAAAGGTTGGGTCAACGGAGAAGTCAACATCAACAAAAGCGTTGCCAGCTTGGCGAGTAGTCCAGTATCCATCGATGTTACGGAAGAAACGCATTTTAGCATCGGTGATAATGCCGTCTTCATCAAGTTCTAGAATAGTTTCGATGTACCTGTCAGCATCTTCAAAAGCAACGCCGCTAGCTTCACCTCTCCAAGAATAACCAACATATTGGCCTGCAAGAGAAGTAGATTCAGCTTCTGAGCATCCTACAGCTGCAAAAGATAAAGTTAAAGTCAAAAGTAGAACAAAGAACATTTTTGAGATTTTTTTCATGATTAAACACCCTTTCCGATAAGTAAATTGATTGATAAAAATTTCTCGTTCTTTTTGTCACTTACTATTGTACAAACGTTTAACATGCTAGTATAGGTGCATTTGTACAATAACAAGAAGGTACGTTTGTACCTTTATGCACAAGACACACAAAAAGAGCCTAAGTTAGGCTCTTTTTGTTTACTTTTTGAACTTTACTTCCTGTACATAAAAAGCAGCTGCTTGGGCTCTATTTTTTAGGTGTAACTTGCTTAAAATCCCACTAAGCTGATTGCGAACTGTCTTTTCGCTTAAGTGAAGCTCCTTACCTATATCTATATTAGTCTTGCCTTCAGCTACTAATTTTAAAATAGATATCTCTCTATCGTTAAGCTGAGAGGTTTGGTCAGCAGGCTTTGATTTATTTTGCATGTGGCTAATAACTTTCTCCGTTGTTTTGGGGTCTAAAACATTATTTCCTTTAGCGGCTTTTACCACGTATTCAATTAACTCATTAATCCGTACCTCTTTCATTAGATAGCCCGATGCCCCACCTAAGATAGCCTCTATTAACGCTTCGTCATCTGTAAAAGCGGTTAGCATAATAACCTTACTATCTGGTGAGATAGACAAAACTTCCT from Proteinivorax hydrogeniformans harbors:
- a CDS encoding GNAT family N-acetyltransferase, with translation MSEIKIVRYKKSYAAGVADMWNNSHEGWGGSDVVLSKEQVEKNEENSGNIDTFLAVEDNKVLGYCSLSNYTFDDNTMYIPLLNVRTDQHGKKIGKRLLLKAIERVVELGKPRLDLFTWPGNTKAVPLYKKTGFFWEDRSDTTHLMNFIPAVLNTEALKDCFKQLDWFDDNVRKADVVPDGIKENDFEYYRYSWKNSSTFLEVEFDRRGRCIRSIETPEYKITATAEGLNLVFGSEYQITYKIINKTETPLDIKVEGIDDKNIKHSLSKNLTVPSTYVVKSKFKVNPIDEEQSIWKTHPAALAEFEINGKKANIGVGIAPQFPIKMEAKVPHNYCHLDKESDFYIDLKNNFSEEVRLNLNLDDSELINLPKQRFDITLKAGQKKSLQVPYSLLNFGFYTSNSEALVETESGEKVNFKTNIAAPFKGYSSIFWGEDQHNWLLFNGPHQTVIEKLAGWRNVTKQACNELAFLPPRLGKPYSDEFDRVRPCKVEFSKQEGEGTLKLIYNSQQFPGLQLIVYNKLYSNGLLENYLEVINTDNSSTLEDVWISIPVYLDFAACILPYENKFIHIKDSAAFCLDYWKSDLVTENWLYGYEKGSSCGVSWDNDFTLAFNDWSISLLKNLGKLSQKSSVKTKSVFLSVNTFDSWHKFRNFSIGENKPIPMMSDPLQLQVNGGNPFVSQNFKVEVVEKRTNYLSGDFSMFPKRDSFDKIKKSISLDESRQNASFDVTLRKNSLDIDTLSCENSTKGVVSKWERVIIPKGNKEVEKKLVSKEDMDVYTVSNGNLSFSMSSKFGPYLYDLQFLGKNWLDSSFPKAGPKSWFNPWNGGITFRCDKLRSSCIAKEETNLSAVKLDDNKGNTWHGIKATVELKEHDELKGLVIHQHYLTMEGMPVICQYNTVEQKTGQYFDKNLITQGFLCLDELQDCFAEYNNMQGERLHHKGAAFDLQDTCFSSLVFGNNKLNHKLQIISDTNQDHKLSLSLSQDIMFFNFVTSSSLADGDFYKLPPIFYIFTGEALSEQSLVELKGIRF
- a CDS encoding alpha/beta fold hydrolase, which encodes MEKIEKGFKYINGNTKAVLVIHGFTGSPTEVHPLARFLADQGFDVFGPCLPGHGTTVEDMIQYTDKDWIDAVDKVLADMIANYQKCYVVGFSMGGAIALHLTAKYQQDISALATISAPIYIPKATYFANLIKHFKKSIPKPPKPDYGVPIFSYTETPVQSLPFIVNIIKQAKKDIPKISIPIFVSQGLKDSTVYPKSAGYIFSNVSSTEKKIRYYCHASHMLPVEKKYRDKLFNEMNNFLQAY
- a CDS encoding carbonic anhydrase codes for the protein MEFEEFLSNNKRYLEQYGEMCKCKMPKYPRKKMAILTCMDTRLTFQLEKSLGLKRGDAIILKTAGNNMQGQEVRSLIAAIYTLKVEKVMVIGHPDCGMANLDIENLKKTMLARGVKNEEIENLGDLEAWFETFCDSKDNVLETVEMLINHPLIPSDVKVAGFYFDQDTSQLSKLC
- a CDS encoding IS1182 family transposase, with amino-acid sequence MAKIYQLSLPLNTAVLIPDDSPVRTLAEVLNQLDYTPIYQDINRNGRPPYDPQTLVKVIIYGYMNQIYSSRKIEEACKRDLHFIWLLEGRNAPDHNTISRFRQKLEDFIEELFFQFVVKLGQMGEISYENLFVDGSKLEANANKYTFVWRKAVTKHEQRLQIKIKEFINNINQSYGFQYSCEQEKVTVEQLKNIKRSLMEVKRCENIEYVYGKGKRKTSLQKDAELLDEYLEKQQKYDDFKSTFKGRNSFSKTDKDATFMRMKDDHMKNAQLKPGYNAQLAVEGEYIVGADISSERSDQLTFVPFMEKLKSNLPQKHKNIVADSGYESEENYTYLESENQNAYIKPTTYNQINKKRFKDQIGRRENMLYDEELDQYICQNGKVLSPLTTTSRKSKSGYTSKVQIYESENCSGCKLKDKCKKSKGDKRLYVAKDFLRQREKSLKNIQTPLGKKLRMNRSIQVEGAFGIIKEDYGFRKFLSRGEKNVKTEFLLLCFGFNLNKLNRKGLRKKKGVTLHELKSA
- a CDS encoding response regulator transcription factor encodes the protein MFKVLLVDDHEMIRLGLKENLSRDSRFEVIDEACNGQEAIDKVRNNFYDIIIMDVRLPDKTGVKVCKEVLSISPDSKVIMLTAFTDDEALIEAILGGASGYLMKEVRINELIEYVVKAAKGNNVLDPKTTEKVISHMQNKSKPADQTSQLNDREISILKLVAEGKTNIDIGKELHLSEKTVRNQLSGILSKLHLKNRAQAAAFYVQEVKFKK